One part of the Procambarus clarkii isolate CNS0578487 chromosome 41, FALCON_Pclarkii_2.0, whole genome shotgun sequence genome encodes these proteins:
- the LOC138373203 gene encoding cuticle protein 7-like gives MAAVATLAEPPPTYGHHPTHSPYKQPGMPHNFAYNVRDDYSGTNFGHSENSDGNTVHGSYNVDLPDGRKQTVKYEADHHKGFTANVEYYGEAQYAYQSGPAVTFKPQPSYHQPQPSYQPQPSYKPQPSYPPQPQPSYPPQPQPSYHHPQPSYPPQQSYHQPQPSYPPQPSYQS, from the exons ATGGCGGCGGTAGCGACTCTGGCAGAACCCCCGCCTACCTACGGTCATCACCCTACTCATTCACCATATAAGCAG CCGGGTATGCCACACAACTTCGCATACAATGTTAGGGACGACTATTCCGGCACCAACTTCGGACACAGTGAGAACTCCGACGGCAACACCGTCCATGGCTCCTACAATGTCGACCTTCCCGACGGACGCAAGCAGACG GTGAAATATGAAGCAGACCACCACAAGGGTTTCACTGCCAACGTGGAGTACTATGGCGAGGCCCAGTACGCCTACCAGTCCGGTCCGGCAGTAACATTCAAGCCCCAGCCATCATACCACCAGCCCCAGCCATCCTACCAGCCTCAGCCATCATACAAGCCCCAGCCATCATACCCACCCCAGCCCCAGCCATCATACCCACCCCAGCCCCAGCCATcataccaccacccccagccatcATACCCACCCCAGCAATCATACCACCAGCCCCAGCcatcatacccaccccaaccctcTTACCAATCCTAG